In one window of Blattabacterium sp. (Cryptocercus punctulatus) str. Cpu DNA:
- a CDS encoding translocation/assembly module TamB domain-containing protein: MSKNSIGIITCSNLKVKNAYLTYENINFKKSYIIKNFFCCFTYDPLKLKIKHFFIKTNNSLLKGKFIFYNNGSEKSFFYEKNKNIQGKIFEGSKIGIDLMSLCFYTKKWSSNSIFFIQGIINGKLNKKLTFSKILIKNVYGNQIFSDKINIFYFKNKWKEIQFLKTILQISSHEIQKLTLSNFDLKFNLIKNYYKNFIYRGNLIIKKRFINLNGNIQYNNIRANICNTFIRGKDNNLQYTGEILTEKNNILKLSKKIPFFSRVPSGLWIFKFKGIYNNFFFKKKANNNFYNLFPPFFPPNSESEINLNRKKNSYFQQLSIKIAKYKNENRFFIKVFSFENKSLKKISINISDIIIGHIYGNFGWNNLFKSFKNEIYYLITKKKIKNNYLVKQYAHFNLLIKKSFYQFFNQQKIMKILSDNIQLSGLLKNRKIKIHFFTKKIKLNEILIKNISIKVNSFLKEKIQLSLEKIFFKNFIFKSIDLSILDRKNSLLISSNFFFNLQKKEVQKQTINLIFKKMNDPCKKCKENNSLIFFIISSKLNINGYDWFIVNHMNQNIGTIKIDLINYRGSINNLMLSSTSKKKEQKKIVINSDFIEKNCNKFQFILKNIELKKIIPKKNIMIDGIINGFCILQEFSTIIDCMKIIIEIRANASLKKKVIGDFYIDSYPYKNNYKIHGILKKASSELLFLSGNINNDLQKKSNIDFNVNIQNLNMKDFSFFWKKINCEARGIIVGDIQIKGSLDNPHYFGKIKIKKFGIKINSINTDYEMINTTYIYLINNSFILNSSPFIDTKYHTKGYINGFFLHNNFFKWNLNLSINTNKLLVLNTNKTCNTFFFGKIFSNGQFKIIKKDKDVKIYMKKGNILNSSHLYINPKGLKYKKNNFIEYIKPNNKTNFNKNDIPKNEIKKVENDNKENKFSLNIKTYINKNTKVSILLNNNLENFIEFRGQGPLFLKKNIDTNIQTSGKYFVKDIFYHFSNKKKIPILKLKKRFKIKSGGMITWINNFNHSNINLTAYYTRYVSNVIDYLDIQNFSSTYDPIIIYTKLKMSIYGDIKNPNINLDILFPNSNEEIKKKLLKNLHSYEEKIFNFFSILTLGKFFLKNFPKKHFLSSIIYNLFLKYIENIISEISPSLNVNFDFIERKKNKYSSILSSIYYAINNRISIRSNIEFFIKKMKKEKRSLFRIKEIKLDFNFHRTKNSHLKLSIFSRSNNNFIFSNSKNKKNKTRHHDIYPLYGNEIIYRISSDFLWKKIYEFFFMKKNYIKIIKNILKNKKIFFLLEIR, from the coding sequence TTGAGTAAAAATTCTATTGGAATTATTACTTGCTCTAATTTAAAAGTAAAAAATGCTTATTTAACATACGAAAATATAAATTTTAAAAAAAGTTATATAATTAAAAATTTTTTTTGTTGTTTTACATATGATCCCTTAAAATTAAAAATTAAGCATTTTTTTATAAAAACAAATAATAGTTTACTAAAAGGAAAATTTATATTCTATAATAATGGATCCGAAAAATCTTTTTTTTACGAAAAAAATAAGAATATACAAGGTAAAATTTTTGAAGGGTCTAAAATAGGAATAGATTTAATGAGTCTATGTTTTTATACTAAAAAATGGTCTTCCAATTCTATATTTTTTATTCAAGGTATTATAAATGGAAAATTAAATAAAAAACTTACTTTTTCTAAAATTTTGATAAAAAATGTTTATGGAAATCAGATTTTTTCAGATAAAATTAATATTTTCTATTTTAAAAATAAATGGAAAGAAATTCAATTTTTAAAAACTATTCTTCAAATTTCATCTCATGAAATACAAAAATTAACTTTATCAAATTTTGATTTAAAATTTAATTTGATAAAAAATTATTATAAAAATTTTATTTATAGAGGAAACTTGATTATAAAAAAAAGATTTATTAACCTAAATGGAAATATTCAATATAATAATATTAGAGCAAATATATGTAATACTTTTATTCGTGGTAAAGATAACAATCTACAGTACACAGGTGAAATTTTAACAGAAAAAAATAATATATTAAAATTATCAAAAAAAATACCATTTTTTAGTAGGGTTCCATCCGGTTTATGGATTTTTAAATTTAAAGGAATTTATAATAATTTTTTTTTTAAAAAAAAGGCTAATAATAATTTTTACAACTTATTTCCTCCTTTTTTCCCACCTAATTCTGAATCAGAAATAAACTTAAATAGAAAAAAAAATTCATATTTTCAACAACTTTCTATAAAAATAGCTAAATATAAAAATGAAAATAGATTTTTTATAAAAGTATTTTCATTTGAAAATAAATCATTAAAAAAAATTTCTATAAATATATCCGATATAATTATCGGTCATATTTATGGAAATTTTGGATGGAATAATTTATTTAAATCATTCAAAAATGAGATATATTATTTAATTACAAAAAAAAAAATAAAAAATAATTATTTAGTAAAACAATATGCTCATTTTAATTTATTAATTAAAAAATCTTTTTACCAATTTTTTAATCAACAAAAAATAATGAAAATATTATCTGATAATATTCAATTATCAGGATTATTAAAAAATCGGAAAATAAAAATTCATTTTTTTACCAAAAAAATTAAATTAAATGAAATTTTAATAAAAAATATTTCTATTAAGGTAAATTCTTTTTTAAAAGAAAAAATCCAACTATCCCTTGAAAAGATTTTTTTTAAAAATTTTATATTTAAATCTATCGATCTATCTATTTTAGATAGAAAAAATTCTTTATTGATTTCTTCCAACTTTTTTTTCAATTTACAAAAAAAAGAAGTTCAAAAACAAACCATTAATCTAATTTTTAAAAAAATGAATGATCCATGTAAAAAATGTAAGGAAAATAATTCTCTTATTTTTTTTATTATTTCTTCTAAACTAAATATAAATGGATATGATTGGTTTATCGTAAATCATATGAATCAAAATATTGGAACAATAAAAATAGACTTAATAAATTATAGGGGGAGCATTAATAATCTTATGTTATCTTCAACTTCAAAAAAAAAAGAACAAAAAAAAATTGTAATAAATTCCGATTTTATTGAAAAAAATTGTAATAAATTTCAATTTATACTAAAAAATATAGAATTAAAAAAAATAATTCCAAAAAAAAATATAATGATAGATGGGATTATAAATGGGTTTTGTATTTTACAAGAATTTTCAACTATAATTGATTGTATGAAAATAATAATCGAAATTAGGGCTAATGCATCATTGAAAAAAAAAGTTATTGGAGATTTTTATATTGATTCTTACCCATATAAAAATAATTATAAAATTCATGGAATTTTAAAAAAAGCATCTTCTGAACTTTTATTTTTATCTGGAAATATTAATAATGATTTACAAAAAAAATCAAATATTGATTTTAATGTAAATATTCAAAATTTAAATATGAAAGATTTTTCCTTTTTTTGGAAAAAAATTAATTGCGAAGCAAGAGGAATTATTGTAGGGGATATTCAAATTAAAGGATCGTTAGATAATCCTCATTATTTTGGAAAAATAAAAATTAAAAAATTTGGAATAAAAATAAATTCTATCAATACAGATTATGAAATGATAAATACAACTTATATCTATCTTATTAATAATTCTTTTATTTTAAATTCATCTCCTTTTATAGATACAAAATACCATACTAAAGGTTATATAAATGGATTTTTTTTACATAATAATTTTTTTAAATGGAATTTAAATTTATCTATAAATACAAATAAATTGCTTGTTTTAAATACAAACAAAACATGTAATACTTTTTTCTTTGGAAAAATTTTTTCTAATGGACAATTTAAAATAATAAAAAAAGATAAAGATGTAAAAATTTATATGAAAAAAGGAAATATTTTAAATTCTTCTCATTTATATATAAACCCAAAAGGATTAAAATATAAAAAAAATAATTTTATTGAATATATAAAACCTAATAATAAGACAAATTTTAATAAAAATGATATTCCAAAAAATGAAATAAAAAAAGTCGAAAATGATAATAAAGAAAATAAATTTTCTTTAAATATAAAAACATATATAAATAAAAATACCAAAGTTTCAATATTATTAAATAATAATTTAGAAAATTTTATAGAATTTAGAGGACAAGGTCCTTTATTTTTAAAAAAAAATATAGATACAAATATTCAAACCAGTGGAAAATATTTTGTCAAAGACATATTTTATCATTTTTCAAACAAAAAAAAAATTCCAATTTTAAAATTAAAAAAAAGATTTAAAATAAAATCAGGTGGAATGATTACTTGGATCAATAATTTCAATCACTCAAATATTAATTTAACAGCATATTATACTAGATATGTATCTAATGTAATAGATTATTTAGATATTCAAAATTTTTCAAGTACTTATGATCCTATAATAATATATACAAAATTAAAAATGAGTATTTATGGAGATATAAAAAATCCAAATATAAATCTAGATATTTTATTTCCAAATAGTAATGAAGAAATTAAAAAAAAATTATTAAAAAATTTACATTCTTATGAAGAAAAAATATTCAATTTTTTTTCTATTTTAACCTTAGGAAAATTCTTTTTAAAAAATTTTCCAAAAAAGCATTTTTTATCCTCTATTATTTATAATTTATTTTTGAAATATATAGAAAATATTATTTCAGAAATAAGTCCATCATTGAACGTTAACTTTGATTTTATCGAAAGAAAAAAAAATAAATATAGTAGTATCCTTTCTTCAATATATTATGCAATTAATAATCGTATTTCTATAAGAAGTAATATAGAATTTTTTATAAAAAAAATGAAAAAAGAAAAAAGAAGTCTATTTAGAATAAAAGAAATTAAATTAGATTTTAATTTCCATCGTACTAAAAATAGTCACTTAAAATTAAGTATTTTTTCTCGTTCTAATAATAATTTTATTTTTTCTAATTCTAAAAATAAGAAAAATAAAACTAGACATCATGATATTTATCCCCTTTATGGAAATGAAATTATTTATAGAATTTCATCAGATTTTTTATGGAAAAAAATTTATGAATTTTTTTTTATGAAAAAAAATTACATCAAAATAATAAAAAATATATTGAAAAATAAAAAAATATTTTTCCTTCTAGAAATAAGGTAA